A genomic region of Christiangramia sp. OXR-203 contains the following coding sequences:
- a CDS encoding vanadium-dependent haloperoxidase, whose translation MNSVFKNITILSCCLLLFISCSKEEKEIVVTADDFHTANEHISKTMVHDIFSPPVASRVYAYSNIAAYEVMAQFDENYQSLSGQLTNLEEVPAPESDLTNPEVAAIVAFYDIATSLVFSEDKVTIKSDSLFTKWKNTNERSFKVSEAYGKRVAAHIKDWLKKDNYSETRTMPKFSILTDDESRWQPTPPSYMDGIEPHWMKIRPFVIKEADQFKPAPPPEFSMEEGSRFHTELMEVYNIREKIAKDEENSEEMAIAKFWDCNPYVSILRGHLMFATKKITPGGHWMGIVKIACQKDEADFSKSVYAYSKTAIAIADGFISCWDEKYRSNLVRPETIINKYIDENWTSVLQTPPFPEYTSGHSVISAAAATALTDIFGDNFAFDDDTEVDYGLPVRSFESFNKASQEAANSRLYGGIHYRAAIEVGLAQGQDLGKYVIDNLQMTKSTENSELASK comes from the coding sequence ATGAATTCAGTTTTTAAAAATATTACCATCTTATCATGTTGTCTGCTTCTTTTCATTTCCTGTTCAAAGGAAGAGAAAGAGATCGTTGTAACAGCAGATGATTTTCATACTGCCAATGAACACATCAGTAAAACGATGGTGCACGATATCTTTTCACCTCCTGTGGCAAGTAGAGTATATGCATATTCCAATATCGCTGCTTATGAAGTCATGGCGCAGTTTGATGAGAATTATCAAAGTCTTTCAGGTCAGTTGACCAATCTCGAGGAAGTTCCGGCTCCAGAATCTGATCTCACAAACCCTGAAGTTGCTGCAATTGTAGCATTTTACGACATAGCAACCAGCCTGGTATTTTCAGAAGATAAAGTGACTATCAAAAGTGATAGTTTATTTACCAAGTGGAAAAATACGAATGAAAGATCCTTTAAAGTTTCCGAAGCTTATGGGAAAAGGGTAGCCGCTCATATAAAGGATTGGTTAAAAAAGGATAATTATTCTGAAACGCGAACCATGCCCAAATTTTCTATTCTTACAGATGATGAAAGCAGATGGCAGCCAACGCCTCCTTCTTATATGGATGGGATCGAACCGCACTGGATGAAAATCAGACCTTTCGTGATCAAAGAAGCTGATCAGTTTAAACCGGCACCACCACCAGAATTTTCTATGGAAGAAGGCTCTAGATTTCACACAGAACTCATGGAAGTTTATAATATTAGAGAGAAAATCGCTAAAGACGAGGAGAACAGCGAAGAAATGGCGATCGCTAAGTTCTGGGACTGCAATCCTTATGTTTCGATATTAAGAGGACACTTAATGTTTGCTACTAAAAAGATCACTCCGGGAGGTCACTGGATGGGAATTGTAAAAATTGCCTGCCAGAAGGATGAAGCCGACTTCAGTAAATCTGTTTATGCGTATTCTAAGACTGCCATAGCTATCGCAGATGGTTTTATTAGTTGCTGGGATGAAAAGTATCGTAGCAACCTTGTTAGACCTGAAACGATTATCAATAAATATATAGACGAGAACTGGACATCTGTACTGCAAACACCGCCATTTCCAGAATATACAAGTGGACATTCTGTAATTTCTGCGGCTGCAGCCACGGCTTTGACAGATATTTTTGGTGATAACTTTGCATTTGATGATGATACTGAAGTAGATTATGGACTACCGGTTAGAAGCTTCGAATCATTCAATAAAGCTTCACAAGAGGCGGCAAACAGCAGATTATACGGAGGTATTCATTACCGGGCTGCCATTGAAGTTGGCTTGGCCCAGGGACAGGATCTTGGAAAATATGTCATCGATAATCTTCAAATGACAAAATCTACTGAAAATTCTGAATTAGCTTCCAAATAA
- a CDS encoding diacylglycerol/lipid kinase family protein, with the protein MNFNQVLLIVNPISGDLDKKQIIQQARDYAKTHQITIHLFATTGKEDVQKIQDRLKSLKIERIIAIGGDGTINLVAKAIKSYSIPLGIIPAGSANGLATNFGIPESLEEQVKIAFGDTIFEMDLLKMNDDICLHLSDFGVNAELIQNYEDSKFRGKFGYLLQSLPTLINSEYPFDFEVETNFKKRQTSGALLAIANANKYGTGANINPTGKMDDGKFEIIIYKKLDLVEIVKTVRNETDINSDVVETFQVKEAKITCKKPVAFQIDGEFKGESSEVKICIMDDKLKVVVPADFNSQASQA; encoded by the coding sequence ATGAATTTTAACCAAGTTTTATTGATAGTGAACCCGATTTCCGGTGATTTGGATAAAAAGCAGATTATCCAACAGGCACGTGATTATGCAAAAACTCATCAAATAACTATACATCTTTTCGCTACTACTGGAAAAGAGGACGTTCAGAAGATCCAGGATCGCTTGAAATCGCTAAAGATCGAAAGGATCATTGCAATAGGTGGGGATGGGACTATTAACCTGGTAGCCAAAGCGATAAAAAGCTATAGTATTCCCTTAGGCATTATTCCCGCAGGATCTGCAAATGGATTAGCTACAAATTTTGGGATTCCCGAATCTCTTGAAGAACAGGTGAAAATAGCCTTTGGTGACACTATTTTTGAAATGGATCTACTAAAAATGAATGACGATATCTGTCTTCATCTCAGTGATTTTGGTGTAAATGCTGAACTTATTCAGAATTATGAAGATTCCAAATTTCGTGGGAAATTCGGGTATTTATTGCAATCACTTCCAACATTAATAAATAGTGAATATCCTTTTGATTTTGAAGTAGAAACCAACTTTAAAAAACGACAAACCAGCGGTGCACTTCTTGCCATAGCGAATGCAAATAAGTATGGTACTGGGGCTAATATCAATCCCACTGGAAAGATGGACGATGGTAAGTTTGAGATCATTATTTATAAAAAACTAGATTTGGTAGAAATAGTTAAGACTGTACGTAATGAAACCGATATTAATTCTGATGTTGTGGAAACCTTTCAGGTAAAAGAAGCAAAGATCACCTGTAAAAAGCCTGTAGCCTTTCAGATCGATGGAGAATTCAAAGGAGAAAGTTCTGAAGTGAAAATTTGTATTATGGATGACAAACTAAAGGTTGTGGTACCGGCAGATTTTAATTCTCAGGCTTCACAGGCATAA
- a CDS encoding PRC-barrel domain-containing protein yields the protein MSTKEKHLVHLSQLKGYKVDNHDHDIRGWKLLDRDKKTIGKVDNLLVNKELGKVVYVDVQVEQDIIDKNHDPYSTQHQSEFKEFINKEGENHIIIPIGLIDINATEKYVFTDGIDYQTFAETKRYRSGTDISRNYEQHVLGSYNRDRDHNNHDELHKTENTDHNHTTLDESIMNENRDHRYDKLSEEERRVERERENMQYSSEDRKAAVDTNIDTGRDDRQFLDRKAGEELNTSEKRISQDDSYSGRALNESRKPIDDHHRSQDFHDKHKGFKPEKSIDEDHQWQHDDRNLDDPEDFYSRREFNRRK from the coding sequence ATGAGTACAAAAGAAAAACACCTGGTACATTTAAGCCAGCTAAAAGGATACAAAGTAGACAATCATGATCATGATATTCGTGGTTGGAAACTACTGGATCGAGATAAAAAGACAATAGGAAAAGTAGATAACCTCTTAGTGAATAAAGAATTGGGAAAAGTAGTCTATGTAGATGTTCAGGTAGAACAGGACATTATAGACAAAAACCACGACCCCTACTCCACTCAGCATCAAAGTGAGTTTAAGGAGTTTATCAACAAAGAAGGTGAAAATCATATCATCATTCCAATTGGACTAATCGATATCAACGCTACTGAAAAGTACGTATTTACAGATGGAATAGATTACCAGACTTTCGCCGAAACCAAGCGCTATAGATCCGGGACAGATATTAGCAGAAATTATGAGCAGCATGTATTGGGATCCTACAATAGAGATAGAGATCATAACAATCATGATGAGTTACACAAGACCGAAAACACTGATCATAATCATACTACTTTAGATGAATCTATAATGAATGAAAATCGCGATCACAGATATGATAAGCTTTCCGAAGAAGAAAGGCGGGTTGAGAGAGAACGAGAAAATATGCAATATTCTTCAGAAGACCGTAAAGCTGCGGTGGATACAAACATTGATACCGGCCGGGACGATCGCCAATTCTTAGATCGTAAGGCTGGTGAAGAGCTAAACACTTCGGAAAAAAGAATTTCGCAGGATGATTCCTATTCCGGGCGAGCATTAAATGAATCGAGAAAACCTATAGATGATCACCATCGTTCCCAGGATTTTCACGATAAACATAAAGGATTCAAACCTGAAAAGTCAATCGACGAAGATCATCAATGGCAGCATGATGACCGAAACTTAGATGATCCTGAAGATTTTTATAGTCGGAGGGAATTCAACAGAAGAAAATAA
- a CDS encoding VPS10 domain-containing protein: MKYSYLLKLFALIITTNLTAQNFDLELFKNKTPRNIGPAGMSGRVTSIDVVTSDPDIMYAGTASGGLWKSTSAGIKWEPVFDNEVTASIGAVAVQQSNPSVIWVGTGEGNPRNSLNGGYGIYKSLDGGRTWNSMGLEKTRHIHRVIIHPDNPDIVYAAAIGSPWGAHEERGVYKTTDGGESWNKILYTNNLSGAADLVMDPNNPNKLVAAMWEHKRDPWFFKSGGEGSGLYITFDGGKTWKMKTEKDGLPKGELGRIGLAIAASDSNIMYALVESKKNALYKSEDGGYSWKMINDKDEIGNRPFYYSDLFVDPQNENRLYSVFTYVNVSEDGGNSFKELMPAYGVDNGIHPDHHAFWIHPEDGSFLMDGNDGGLNISKDRGKSWRFVANLPVAQFYHIAVDNEFPYNVYGGMQDNGSWRGPAYVWKAQGIRNSYWQEISFGDGFDVVPDPDDSRYGWSMSQQGYVSRYDHETGNNYSVRPTHPDPDVELRFNWNSAINIDPFNNNTIYFGSQFVHKSTDKGLTWEIISPDLTTNDPEKQKQTESGGLTMDATGAENFTTILVIEPSPLEEDMLWVGTDDGKVQYTRDGGANWTDVSDNLPKLPEGSWIVQIKASNKRKGEALLVANDYRRFNYEPYAYRTRNYGKSWERIVGNKDTESYALSIVEDPVEENLLFLGTDDGLYISLDAGKNWEKYTHGFPTVSVKDLVIHPREHDLVIGTFGRAAWVLDDIRPFRKLAGENTILENKLTLFEPPVAYHNATQQPTGSRFGGDAVYQGENREQGARISYFIKIDSSEEKIKDEKANIIKDKTADEEVDKKANADSINLKIYDADRLIRTLKQKAPDSTGIYTIKWYLDEKGADRPSRSIRESKREPGGVAVKPGDYRLVMSFNGETSEEMMEVKSDPRLEVSEKSISEVYEAAQKIEKWQQTAADAVEQLIKSKNKAENFAEDLKQNLKDTSERKSAIRSVDSIKKKLEEHIALFLGKVDDRQGITRNRDNTVMTRLGTASSYVRSRQNGITKTEEILMNQAREELQEALNKTNKFYRDVWPDFKEEMNQIEMSAFKETKIFEIE; this comes from the coding sequence ATGAAATATTCCTACCTATTAAAGCTTTTTGCTTTAATAATTACCACCAATCTTACAGCACAGAACTTCGATCTTGAACTTTTTAAAAACAAAACTCCCCGAAATATTGGTCCAGCCGGGATGAGTGGACGTGTAACTTCCATAGATGTGGTTACCAGCGACCCAGATATTATGTACGCAGGGACAGCATCCGGTGGATTATGGAAATCTACCAGTGCAGGTATTAAATGGGAACCTGTATTTGATAATGAAGTTACCGCTTCTATAGGAGCTGTTGCGGTGCAGCAATCAAATCCATCGGTTATCTGGGTTGGAACTGGTGAAGGTAATCCCAGAAATAGCCTCAATGGTGGCTACGGAATTTATAAAAGTCTTGATGGAGGCAGAACCTGGAATAGTATGGGCCTGGAAAAAACCCGTCATATCCACCGTGTTATCATACATCCCGATAATCCCGATATAGTTTATGCAGCGGCAATAGGTTCACCCTGGGGTGCGCACGAGGAAAGAGGAGTTTACAAAACTACCGATGGTGGTGAATCCTGGAACAAAATTCTGTATACCAATAATCTTTCTGGTGCTGCAGACCTGGTGATGGATCCAAATAATCCCAATAAACTGGTGGCTGCGATGTGGGAACATAAGAGGGATCCCTGGTTTTTTAAATCGGGTGGTGAAGGTTCCGGGCTTTACATAACCTTCGATGGTGGAAAGACATGGAAAATGAAAACAGAAAAGGACGGACTTCCCAAGGGAGAACTGGGTAGAATTGGACTTGCCATCGCAGCTTCCGATTCCAATATTATGTATGCTTTAGTTGAGTCGAAAAAGAATGCTCTCTACAAATCTGAAGATGGTGGGTATAGCTGGAAAATGATAAACGATAAGGATGAAATTGGAAACCGACCATTTTATTATTCAGATTTGTTTGTAGACCCTCAGAATGAGAATCGTTTGTATTCTGTTTTTACCTACGTAAACGTTTCTGAAGATGGCGGTAATAGTTTTAAAGAATTGATGCCGGCTTATGGCGTAGACAATGGTATACATCCAGATCATCACGCCTTCTGGATTCATCCGGAAGATGGAAGTTTTTTAATGGACGGGAATGATGGCGGACTCAATATTTCTAAAGATCGTGGAAAAAGCTGGAGATTTGTAGCCAATCTTCCTGTTGCACAGTTCTATCATATTGCTGTGGACAATGAATTTCCATACAATGTGTATGGCGGAATGCAGGACAATGGAAGCTGGAGAGGTCCCGCCTACGTATGGAAAGCACAGGGAATCCGAAATTCTTACTGGCAGGAAATTAGCTTTGGTGATGGCTTTGATGTCGTTCCAGATCCAGATGACAGCAGATATGGATGGAGTATGAGTCAGCAGGGATATGTTAGCAGATACGATCATGAAACCGGGAATAACTATTCGGTAAGACCTACACATCCAGATCCTGATGTGGAACTTCGATTTAATTGGAATTCAGCTATAAATATTGATCCGTTCAATAACAATACTATTTACTTCGGAAGTCAATTTGTTCACAAAAGCACAGATAAAGGCTTAACCTGGGAGATTATTTCACCAGACCTAACTACCAATGATCCTGAAAAGCAGAAGCAAACTGAAAGTGGCGGACTTACCATGGATGCCACCGGAGCTGAAAACTTTACCACCATCCTTGTTATTGAGCCTTCTCCATTAGAAGAAGATATGTTATGGGTTGGGACAGATGATGGGAAAGTTCAATATACCCGCGATGGTGGCGCAAACTGGACAGACGTATCAGATAACTTACCAAAACTACCGGAAGGGAGCTGGATCGTACAAATTAAGGCTAGTAATAAGCGAAAAGGCGAAGCATTGCTAGTCGCAAATGATTACCGAAGATTCAATTATGAGCCTTACGCTTATAGAACCAGAAATTATGGAAAAAGCTGGGAGCGAATTGTTGGCAACAAGGATACTGAGAGCTATGCCCTTAGCATTGTAGAAGACCCGGTGGAAGAAAATCTATTGTTCCTGGGAACTGATGATGGACTGTATATTTCGCTTGATGCAGGTAAGAACTGGGAGAAATACACCCATGGTTTCCCTACAGTTTCAGTAAAGGATTTGGTGATACATCCACGTGAGCATGATCTGGTCATTGGAACCTTTGGGCGTGCAGCCTGGGTTCTTGACGATATCAGGCCATTTAGAAAACTTGCAGGCGAAAATACGATCCTGGAGAATAAACTAACCTTGTTTGAACCACCTGTAGCTTATCACAATGCCACACAGCAACCAACTGGAAGTAGATTTGGTGGTGATGCAGTCTATCAGGGTGAAAATCGCGAGCAGGGAGCACGAATCTCTTACTTTATAAAAATCGATTCTTCGGAAGAGAAAATTAAGGATGAGAAAGCGAATATAATAAAAGATAAAACTGCTGATGAAGAGGTAGATAAAAAAGCTAATGCCGATAGTATAAATCTGAAGATCTACGATGCAGACCGTTTGATAAGAACCTTGAAGCAGAAGGCTCCGGATAGCACTGGAATTTACACTATAAAATGGTATCTGGATGAAAAGGGAGCAGACAGGCCTTCAAGATCTATCAGAGAATCGAAAAGAGAACCAGGCGGTGTCGCTGTAAAACCGGGCGATTACCGACTCGTGATGAGTTTTAACGGAGAAACTTCCGAAGAAATGATGGAGGTGAAATCAGATCCTCGTCTGGAGGTTTCAGAAAAGAGTATTTCAGAAGTATACGAAGCAGCCCAGAAGATCGAAAAATGGCAACAAACCGCTGCAGATGCAGTAGAACAATTAATAAAGAGTAAGAACAAAGCAGAAAATTTCGCCGAAGATCTTAAACAAAACCTGAAAGATACTTCAGAAAGGAAGTCGGCAATAAGGAGTGTAGACTCCATTAAAAAGAAACTGGAGGAACATATCGCGCTCTTTTTAGGAAAAGTTGATGATAGACAGGGTATAACAAGAAATAGAGATAATACAGTGATGACAAGGCTTGGTACGGCATCCAGTTATGTACGATCCAGGCAGAATGGTATCACTAAAACTGAAGAAATCCTTATGAATCAGGCGCGGGAAGAGCTTCAGGAAGCTTTGAACAAAACGAACAAATTCTATAGGGATGTATGGCCAGATTTTAAGGAAGAAATGAACCAAATAGAAATGTCGGCTTTTAAAGAAACCAAAATATTTGAAATAGAATAA
- a CDS encoding App1 family protein, which produces MKLDLKLYRGYVNEEELVVFGHLFQSWAPDKYSVDRKGIKHAYALLHKFRIEPLPNYEVHLKFQDMEVSTRTLDDGYFRFTVPYDSKIEPGWHEYEVTCNTGDIGMIEKGELLKPHPGKLAIISDIDDTFLVSHSSKFFKKIYVMLSKNINNRKIFEEVKDHYHKLSRAGREEDNSFNSFFYVSSSEWNLYDFIDEFARLHDLPKAVIKLKQIKTGLMDFIKTGRGDHDHKFVKIKDIISFYPHLEYVLLGDDSQHDPYLYERICKTFPKNIRAIYIRQTSKSPKKEIQEVLANIESMNVKTCYFRDSKLAIEHSEKIGII; this is translated from the coding sequence TTGAAGCTTGATCTTAAACTTTATCGGGGTTATGTAAATGAAGAAGAACTAGTTGTTTTTGGACATCTGTTCCAATCCTGGGCTCCAGATAAATATAGTGTAGACAGGAAAGGAATTAAACACGCTTATGCTTTACTTCATAAATTTCGTATTGAACCGTTACCCAACTATGAAGTTCATTTAAAATTTCAGGATATGGAAGTTAGCACAAGAACCTTGGATGATGGATATTTTAGATTTACTGTACCCTATGACTCTAAGATAGAGCCGGGTTGGCACGAGTATGAAGTTACCTGTAACACTGGCGATATTGGAATGATAGAAAAAGGTGAGCTGCTAAAGCCGCATCCTGGCAAACTTGCTATCATTTCAGATATCGATGATACTTTCCTTGTTTCACACAGCAGTAAGTTTTTTAAAAAGATCTACGTAATGCTGTCTAAGAATATCAACAATCGTAAGATATTTGAAGAGGTAAAGGATCATTATCATAAGCTAAGCAGGGCGGGTAGAGAAGAAGATAATTCGTTTAATTCATTTTTTTATGTGTCATCCAGTGAATGGAATCTATACGATTTTATTGATGAATTCGCACGTTTGCACGATCTTCCTAAAGCTGTGATCAAATTAAAGCAGATAAAGACCGGATTGATGGATTTCATTAAAACGGGTAGGGGAGATCACGATCATAAGTTTGTTAAGATCAAAGATATTATATCATTTTATCCACATCTGGAATATGTCCTTTTAGGTGATGACTCTCAGCATGATCCTTATTTATACGAACGAATTTGCAAAACATTTCCAAAAAATATTAGAGCGATCTATATACGGCAGACTTCTAAATCTCCAAAAAAAGAAATTCAGGAAGTGCTGGCTAATATTGAAAGTATGAATGTAAAAACCTGCTATTTCAGGGATAGTAAGCTTGCCATAGAACATTCTGAGAAGATCGGAATAATCTAG